In Rhodobacteraceae bacterium LMO-JJ12, a single window of DNA contains:
- the ugpC gene encoding sn-glycerol-3-phosphate ABC transporter ATP-binding protein UgpC, with protein sequence MATVGLSGIKKTFGKTEVIHGIDVEIEDGEFIVIVGPSGCGKSTLLRMVAGLETVTGGEVQIGGARVNEREPMDRDIAMVFQNYALYPHMSVFDNMAYGLKIAGTPKAEIAERVGEAATLLQLEDYLQRRPRELSGGQRQRVAMGRAIVRKPSVFLFDEPLSNLDAKLRVQMRLEIKQLQRRLGVTSLYVTHDQVEAMTLADRMIVMNAGRADQIGAPLEVYANPQTEFVAGFIGSPPMNFLPAGIAAQAPGDARTLGIRPENLRIEPTGAPATAIYNEALGAETLVHVNLAQGKQVTVRQDAAAPLPEEGSEVHLVWNAQDQIFFDAQGKRC encoded by the coding sequence ATGGCAACAGTTGGCCTGAGCGGCATCAAAAAGACATTCGGCAAGACCGAGGTGATCCATGGCATTGATGTCGAGATCGAGGATGGCGAATTCATCGTGATCGTCGGACCGTCGGGCTGTGGCAAATCAACCTTGTTGCGCATGGTCGCGGGGTTGGAGACAGTGACAGGTGGCGAGGTGCAGATTGGTGGCGCGCGTGTGAACGAGCGTGAGCCGATGGACCGTGACATCGCGATGGTGTTCCAGAACTACGCGCTCTATCCGCATATGTCGGTGTTCGACAACATGGCCTATGGATTGAAAATCGCCGGCACGCCCAAGGCCGAGATCGCAGAGCGGGTCGGCGAGGCCGCAACGCTCTTGCAATTGGAGGACTATCTGCAACGCCGACCGCGCGAGTTGTCCGGGGGGCAACGCCAGCGCGTTGCAATGGGGCGGGCCATCGTGCGCAAACCGTCGGTGTTTCTGTTTGACGAGCCATTGTCGAACCTCGACGCCAAGCTGCGGGTTCAAATGCGTCTTGAGATCAAGCAGTTGCAAAGGCGGTTGGGGGTCACGTCGCTCTATGTGACGCATGATCAGGTTGAGGCGATGACGCTGGCTGACCGAATGATTGTGATGAACGCCGGTCGTGCCGATCAGATTGGTGCGCCGCTGGAGGTTTATGCCAATCCGCAGACCGAATTCGTTGCGGGCTTCATTGGTTCACCGCCGATGAATTTCCTGCCTGCCGGGATCGCTGCGCAAGCGCCCGGCGATGCAAGAACGCTTGGTATCCGGCCTGAAAACCTTCGGATTGAGCCGACGGGCGCACCGGCCACCGCGATCTATAATGAAGCTCTTGGCGCCGAAACGCTGGTTCATGTTAACCTTGCACAAGGCAAACAGGTAACTGTTCGCCAAGATGCTGCCGCGCCTTTGCCTGAGGAAGGATCAGAGGTTCATCTGGTCTGGAATGCACAGGATCAGATATTTTTTGACGCGCAGGGCAAACGGTGCTGA
- the ugpE gene encoding sn-glycerol-3-phosphate ABC transporter permease UgpE: MVEKRGAGYWMTHLGLIIGLLFIFFPIWLAFVASTVTQDAIIKPPMPLMPGDQFFENYRRALVSGINAPVALMMLNSMVMALGIALGKIAISLLSAFAIVYFKFPGRRLFFWLIFLTLMLPVEVRIVPTYQVVANFGMLNSYSGLIFPLIASATATFLFRQFFMTVPDELAEAARVDGARPMRFFWDILLPMSRTNIAALFVILFIYGWNQYLWPLLITTDPSMNTIVMGIKQMFPSGDDFAHWPTIMATSILAMIPPVIVVISMQKLFIRGLVDSEK; the protein is encoded by the coding sequence ATGGTTGAAAAGCGCGGGGCAGGGTACTGGATGACCCACTTGGGGTTGATCATCGGGTTGCTGTTCATCTTCTTCCCGATCTGGCTGGCCTTTGTGGCCTCGACCGTGACGCAGGACGCGATCATCAAGCCGCCGATGCCGTTGATGCCTGGTGATCAGTTCTTCGAGAATTACCGCAGGGCGCTGGTGTCGGGCATCAATGCGCCCGTGGCGTTGATGATGCTGAATTCGATGGTCATGGCGCTGGGGATTGCCTTGGGCAAGATCGCAATTTCATTGCTGTCAGCCTTTGCCATTGTCTATTTCAAGTTTCCGGGGCGACGTTTGTTTTTCTGGCTGATCTTCCTGACGCTGATGTTGCCGGTCGAGGTGCGGATCGTGCCGACCTATCAGGTGGTGGCGAATTTCGGGATGCTGAACAGCTATTCAGGCCTGATCTTTCCGCTGATTGCCTCGGCCACGGCGACATTTCTGTTTCGGCAGTTTTTCATGACCGTGCCGGATGAATTGGCCGAAGCCGCGCGCGTTGATGGGGCGCGGCCGATGCGGTTTTTCTGGGACATCCTGCTCCCGATGAGCCGGACGAACATTGCGGCTCTGTTTGTGATCCTGTTCATTTATGGCTGGAATCAGTATCTTTGGCCGCTTTTGATCACTACCGATCCGTCGATGAACACCATCGTCATGGGCATCAAACAGATGTTCCCGTCAGGCGATGATTTTGCCCATTGGCCTACGATCATGGCCACGTCAATTCTGGCGATGATCCCGCCTGTGATCGTCGTGATATCCATGCAAAAGCTGTTTATCCGCGGCCTTGTAGACAGCGAGAAATAA
- the ugpA gene encoding sn-glycerol-3-phosphate ABC transporter permease UgpA, with protein MEKRVTFKGIWLPLLLVLPQLVVTAVFFFYPAGQAVYQSLFIPDPFGLSMKWVGLGNFEYLLGNAYYRASFVTTAVFSILVTVVSMGVALYLAVLADRLIKGSGVYRTLLIWPYAVAPAVAGVLWLFMFNTRVGVVTWYLGMLGYDWNHVLNGDEAMGLVVVASAWGRISYNFLFFLAGLQAIPRSVIEAAAIDGARFWTRFRTIVWPLLSPTTFFLLVVNIVYAFFETFGVIHTITGGGPQQSTTILVYKVFSDGFVGQDLGSSAAQSVILLVIVGALTIVQFKFIERRVHY; from the coding sequence ATGGAAAAGCGCGTTACCTTCAAAGGCATCTGGTTGCCATTGCTGTTGGTCCTTCCGCAGCTTGTGGTGACGGCCGTCTTCTTTTTCTATCCTGCGGGGCAAGCAGTTTACCAATCGCTGTTCATTCCGGACCCGTTTGGCCTTTCGATGAAATGGGTCGGGCTTGGTAATTTCGAGTATCTCTTGGGCAACGCCTATTACCGGGCAAGTTTTGTCACGACCGCCGTTTTCTCAATTCTGGTGACGGTCGTGTCGATGGGCGTCGCACTTTACCTCGCTGTACTGGCCGACCGGTTGATCAAGGGCTCGGGCGTGTATCGCACACTTCTGATCTGGCCCTACGCCGTTGCCCCTGCAGTTGCGGGTGTGCTCTGGCTTTTCATGTTCAACACCCGTGTTGGTGTCGTGACCTGGTATCTGGGCATGTTGGGATATGACTGGAACCACGTTTTGAACGGGGACGAGGCAATGGGCCTTGTTGTCGTGGCCTCTGCTTGGGGGCGTATCAGCTATAACTTCTTGTTTTTCCTTGCTGGTTTGCAGGCCATACCGCGCAGCGTGATCGAAGCCGCCGCGATTGATGGCGCGCGGTTCTGGACAAGGTTCCGCACCATCGTCTGGCCGCTTTTGTCGCCCACGACGTTTTTCCTTTTGGTGGTCAACATCGTCTATGCGTTCTTTGAAACCTTCGGCGTGATCCACACCATCACCGGGGGCGGGCCGCAGCAATCGACGACCATCCTTGTCTACAAGGTCTTTTCGGACGGGTTTGTCGGACAGGATTTGGGCTCGTCTGCCGCGCAGTCGGTGATTTTGCTGGTGATTGTCGGCGCCCTGACGATTGTGCAGTTCAAGTTCATCGAACGCCGGGTGCATTACTGA
- the ugpB gene encoding sn-glycerol-3-phosphate ABC transporter substrate-binding protein UgpB, giving the protein MMASIAAMVTAAPALAQTEVEFWHAFTGRLGELVAEQVETFNGSQSEYTVTATHKGNYSETLNAGIAAFRAGEQPDILMVFEVGTATMMAAKGAIKPVYEVMADAGAEFDKDAYIGSVSGYYTTSDGEMLSLPFNASTPVLWVNRDALAAANIDPDVDLSTWEQVGEVLDTLKASGNTCPLVTAWQSWIHLENLSAYHNVPFATKANGFDGVDTELAFNGPVQVKHIETLGQWAKDGKFIYTGRRNEGGANFRGGECALFTESSAGYAGIKAEAEFEFEVRPLPYWSDVEGAPQNTIIGGASLWVMAGQSDEEYKGVAAFLNFLSSPEIQAKWHQDTGYLPITAAASDLTREQGFYDANPGTDIAVTQMTTNAPTENSKGLRLGSFDQIRGIIDEELEAVWAGDKDAQSALDTAKQRGDELLRRFEQANR; this is encoded by the coding sequence ATGATGGCTAGTATTGCGGCCATGGTGACGGCAGCGCCCGCGCTTGCCCAAACCGAAGTTGAATTCTGGCACGCCTTTACAGGTCGTCTGGGCGAACTGGTCGCCGAGCAGGTCGAGACGTTCAATGGATCACAATCCGAGTATACCGTAACGGCGACACACAAAGGCAATTATTCAGAAACGCTGAACGCAGGCATCGCCGCGTTTCGTGCGGGCGAGCAACCCGATATCCTGATGGTGTTCGAGGTTGGCACCGCCACAATGATGGCCGCCAAGGGTGCGATCAAGCCGGTCTATGAAGTCATGGCCGATGCTGGCGCCGAATTCGACAAGGACGCCTATATCGGATCGGTAAGCGGCTATTACACTACCAGCGATGGCGAGATGCTGTCGCTGCCGTTCAATGCCTCAACGCCCGTTTTGTGGGTCAACCGTGATGCTTTGGCCGCTGCCAACATAGACCCGGACGTCGATCTGAGCACATGGGAGCAGGTCGGCGAGGTGCTCGATACGCTCAAGGCGTCGGGCAATACCTGCCCACTGGTCACGGCATGGCAAAGCTGGATTCATCTCGAAAACCTGAGCGCGTATCACAACGTTCCCTTCGCGACCAAGGCCAACGGATTTGACGGTGTGGATACCGAACTGGCCTTCAATGGTCCGGTTCAGGTCAAGCATATCGAAACCTTGGGTCAGTGGGCCAAGGACGGTAAGTTCATCTACACAGGTCGTCGCAATGAAGGGGGTGCAAACTTCCGCGGCGGTGAATGTGCGCTCTTTACCGAAAGCTCTGCCGGGTATGCGGGCATCAAAGCTGAAGCAGAGTTTGAATTTGAAGTGCGGCCTCTGCCGTATTGGTCGGATGTCGAAGGTGCGCCGCAGAACACCATTATCGGTGGGGCGTCTCTCTGGGTCATGGCCGGGCAATCGGACGAAGAATACAAAGGCGTTGCGGCGTTTCTGAATTTCCTGTCCTCGCCCGAAATTCAGGCCAAGTGGCATCAGGACACGGGCTATCTGCCGATCACTGCGGCGGCGTCCGACCTGACCCGCGAGCAGGGGTTTTATGACGCCAATCCCGGTACGGATATCGCCGTGACGCAGATGACCACCAACGCACCGACCGAAAACTCCAAGGGGCTCCGTCTGGGATCGTTCGACCAGATCCGTGGTATTATCGACGAAGAGCTTGAGGCTGTTTGGGCCGGTGACAAGGACGCGCAGAGCGCACTCGACACAGCCAAGCAGCGCGGCGACGAATTGCTACGTCGCTTTGAGCAAGCCAACCGCTAA
- a CDS encoding SOS response-associated peptidase family protein, with translation MCNLYSSTTTQEAMRRLFPGLNDQAGNLQSGRVYPNYLAPIVRHDAGVLTLTRARWGLPTPKFALKTARDPGVTNVRNLASPHWRGWLGRGHRCLVPVTAFAEPIGRGRGNQWFAAKDGGEMFFAGIEVRGWTSVRKIKDGETTDNLFGFLTCPPNAEVKVVHPKAMPVILTSADEWAAWMNGVPASEMQRPLPDGSLVLTDAPPD, from the coding sequence ATGTGTAACCTCTATTCGAGCACCACGACGCAAGAAGCGATGCGCCGCCTGTTTCCGGGTCTGAATGATCAGGCAGGCAATCTGCAGTCAGGCCGAGTGTATCCGAACTATCTGGCGCCGATTGTCAGGCATGATGCGGGTGTTCTGACACTGACCAGGGCGCGTTGGGGGTTGCCGACACCCAAATTCGCCTTGAAGACAGCACGCGACCCCGGTGTGACGAATGTGCGCAATCTTGCGTCGCCTCACTGGCGTGGGTGGCTTGGCAGGGGACATCGTTGTTTGGTTCCGGTCACGGCATTTGCTGAACCGATTGGCCGGGGCAGGGGCAACCAATGGTTTGCTGCCAAAGATGGCGGGGAAATGTTCTTTGCCGGAATTGAAGTGCGCGGTTGGACATCGGTGCGAAAGATAAAGGATGGGGAGACGACCGACAATCTCTTCGGGTTCCTGACCTGTCCGCCAAATGCCGAAGTGAAAGTCGTTCACCCAAAGGCCATGCCGGTCATACTGACATCTGCCGACGAGTGGGCAGCCTGGATGAATGGGGTGCCGGCGAGCGAAATGCAGAGACCATTGCCAGACGGATCACTGGTCTTAACAGACGCTCCGCCTGATTGA
- a CDS encoding MFS transporter, which yields MSAEIKAGRRNIVVLMIAQALGAAVPPIIISLGGIVGQTLSSNPTLATLPVSLFNLGLAIGTIPASMLMRRLGRRSGYLIGATIGAISGLVATFGIIFAIFSVFCLGTFMAGFYGSYIQSYRFSAADAVTGSLKGKAISRVMIGGLAAAVIGPQLVIWTRDALPYAPFAGSFLSQALLAVLVLPVLMMLRMPKAVVASPSAIDHGRKLSEIMRTPRFALAVFAGVISYGLMTFVMTAAPMAMVGCGFTVGEAAFGIQWHVLAMFAPSFVTGSLIVRFGNEVVTAFGMVLIGVSGVVALAGLDIENFIISLVLLGVGWNFGFIGATAMIAECHTDEEREKVQGANDFIVFGTVAAASFASGSLFSGSGWELINWIIFPAIIVVLIPLLLSMALTDKTD from the coding sequence ATGTCGGCTGAAATTAAAGCAGGTCGGCGCAACATTGTAGTACTGATGATTGCGCAGGCGCTTGGAGCCGCAGTACCACCTATCATTATCTCGCTTGGCGGTATTGTTGGACAAACACTGTCTTCCAATCCGACATTAGCCACGCTTCCTGTTAGCCTTTTCAATCTGGGTCTTGCTATCGGCACGATCCCCGCCTCTATGCTCATGCGCCGTCTGGGGCGGCGTTCTGGCTATTTGATTGGCGCAACGATTGGTGCGATCTCTGGTCTGGTCGCGACATTCGGCATAATTTTCGCAATATTCAGCGTTTTTTGTCTAGGCACTTTCATGGCTGGATTTTACGGCTCGTATATTCAGAGCTATCGGTTCTCAGCCGCTGACGCGGTAACTGGTTCGTTGAAAGGCAAAGCGATATCACGTGTTATGATTGGCGGGCTTGCAGCGGCGGTAATCGGGCCACAACTCGTCATATGGACGCGCGATGCGTTACCTTATGCACCATTCGCAGGAAGCTTTCTCAGCCAGGCGTTGCTTGCGGTTTTGGTGCTTCCGGTCTTGATGATGCTAAGAATGCCAAAGGCAGTCGTGGCAAGCCCGTCAGCGATTGACCACGGGCGAAAATTAAGCGAAATCATGCGAACCCCGCGCTTTGCTCTCGCCGTATTTGCGGGTGTCATTTCTTATGGGTTGATGACCTTTGTTATGACCGCAGCGCCCATGGCAATGGTTGGGTGTGGTTTCACGGTTGGCGAGGCGGCTTTTGGTATTCAGTGGCATGTTCTTGCCATGTTTGCCCCAAGTTTCGTAACAGGAAGTCTTATTGTGCGTTTCGGCAATGAGGTCGTAACCGCGTTTGGTATGGTTTTGATTGGAGTTTCCGGGGTCGTGGCTTTGGCTGGACTGGACATCGAAAACTTTATCATCTCCCTCGTCCTTTTGGGGGTTGGCTGGAATTTTGGCTTTATTGGCGCGACAGCCATGATTGCTGAGTGTCATACGGACGAAGAACGAGAGAAGGTTCAGGGCGCAAATGATTTCATCGTATTTGGCACCGTGGCGGCAGCCTCTTTCGCCTCTGGTTCGTTGTTTAGCGGATCGGGCTGGGAGCTGATAAACTGGATAATCTTCCCGGCGATTATAGTCGTGCTTATTCCACTTCTGTTGAGTATGGCACTGACTGACAAAACCGATTAG
- a CDS encoding TRAP transporter large permease, translated as MATVIIVFFGLLVVGVPIAHVVLIAAAVGIWTAGNDGLILVQQTVYGLDSYILLAIPFFVISGTIAAEGVTAQRIINVINAFFGSVRGGLGIATIFACAVFASVSGSAIACVIAIGALMYPKLIESGYPKLLALGIITSGGTLGAMIPPSIPMLQVAVALQTSVGGQFIAGFFPGVLIAGSMALYVFFMANRYDVIALPRTSWPERVKIFLESSWALSYPVVILGGIYSGIMTPTETAVVSVFYIILIEAVFYRSMALGKIMKISSRAIVNAATLTITVATAQVFVWYMSSEQVPLAVYEAISATIESKWALWGALSVIFFFLGMFTNVATAVLILGPILLPALNHFNIDLLQFGVVSVLFAEIGFITPPFGLCLFVAMKVTNSSMIEVTRASIPFAVVMLIDALILIAVPEISTWLPQLL; from the coding sequence TATCATTGTGTTTTTCGGGCTGCTAGTCGTGGGGGTCCCAATTGCACACGTCGTACTCATCGCGGCGGCTGTCGGGATATGGACTGCAGGAAACGACGGGCTAATTCTCGTGCAGCAGACAGTTTATGGCCTTGATAGCTATATCCTATTGGCCATTCCCTTTTTTGTGATCTCAGGCACGATAGCTGCGGAAGGGGTTACGGCGCAGAGAATTATCAACGTTATAAATGCATTTTTTGGCAGTGTCCGCGGCGGTCTTGGTATCGCTACGATCTTTGCGTGCGCAGTGTTTGCAAGTGTTTCGGGCTCAGCTATTGCGTGCGTTATCGCAATCGGAGCGCTGATGTATCCTAAACTGATCGAGAGTGGGTACCCAAAATTACTCGCGCTCGGGATCATTACGAGCGGCGGTACACTTGGCGCGATGATCCCGCCAAGCATTCCAATGCTTCAGGTAGCTGTGGCTTTGCAAACGTCTGTCGGTGGGCAGTTTATTGCGGGGTTCTTTCCAGGCGTACTTATTGCCGGGTCGATGGCTCTGTATGTCTTTTTCATGGCGAACCGATATGATGTGATAGCGCTGCCGCGCACATCTTGGCCTGAACGGGTCAAAATTTTCTTGGAAAGCTCCTGGGCGTTGAGCTATCCGGTTGTAATTTTGGGCGGCATTTACTCTGGCATTATGACTCCTACTGAAACTGCCGTTGTTTCAGTTTTTTACATCATTTTGATCGAGGCCGTATTTTACAGAAGTATGGCGCTTGGAAAAATTATGAAAATTAGCTCTCGTGCAATTGTCAATGCCGCGACTTTGACAATTACCGTAGCAACTGCGCAGGTCTTTGTATGGTACATGTCATCTGAGCAAGTTCCATTGGCAGTATATGAAGCAATTTCGGCTACGATCGAAAGCAAATGGGCCTTGTGGGGGGCGTTGTCGGTAATATTCTTCTTTTTGGGGATGTTTACCAATGTCGCAACGGCTGTTCTTATACTCGGACCGATCCTTTTGCCAGCACTCAACCATTTTAACATCGACTTGCTGCAATTTGGTGTTGTCTCTGTGCTGTTTGCTGAAATTGGGTTTATCACACCACCGTTCGGCCTTTGTCTCTTCGTCGCAATGAAAGTGACAAACAGTTCAATGATCGAGGTAACGAGAGCCAGTATTCCATTTGCTGTCGTTATGTTGATTGACGCACTTATTCTGATCGCTGTGCCGGAGATATCAACGTGGCTTCCCCAGTTGTTGTAG